One Bemisia tabaci chromosome 4, PGI_BMITA_v3 genomic window, gttgcattggcacctacaaacctaacagggatactgcatgcattgcgcaatgagtgaagcatccctgttaggtttgaaggcgccaatgtaACTATTCCACCccgaaagtattgcacggtatcaaatgtaattgaaggcgcactaacgtatgaaacttgactgttaccgtcatggtgtcagggggaattttttaacgaggaacttGTGCCGTACCTGTGCCTAATGCCTAATCTATAGTGCCTTCTTAGGCAATCTGTCATCCGCCATTCCTTTAATATGACCGTACcaattttctctccaatttgcttttaaaaaataaataaaataataataaaaaatgactgaaactttGTTAATTTCTCCGTGTTACAGATCTAAGACCACCACAGCACAATGAGTATCCGCAGTTTTGTATCACTGCTCCTGGCAGTCATTTGCACATCCATGATGAGCGATGCCCAACCATCAGGGTCCCGGTCAAGCGCAGAGTACTGCATCAACAGCTACGGTGACTACAAAGGCTGCGAAGTCAAACTGACGTCCCCCGGTAGCCCCGACTCAACTTACTACGTCACTGCAGGATCTTCGAAAACCATCACGCTACCGGACGGCAAATCCATGACCATCAGCTCCCCCTCATCGGGAAGCTGCAACATCGACAAAGGATCGGAGACCTTGACCCGGGCGGGTACCTTCGGAGACTCCCTCAAAACCGTCAGCCCAACCTCATCAGTCTCGAATTACGCATCAGTTGGTCAACTACAAACCATCACCCCAACCTCATCAGTCTCGAGTTACGCACCTGTTGGTCAACTACGGTCTGGGATATCGTACACTGTCCACAGCAGTGGAGATTCAAGGGGTTGCACGACAGAGATCAACTCCACGGACAGCACCAACTCGATACTCTACACCAGTGCTGGATCGTCGAAAACCATCAACTTGCCGGATGGTAGAACCATGGTCGTCACCTCACCTTCCTCCGGGGGCTGCAGCATAAATAAGGGGTCTGAAACCCTGAGCAAAGCCAGCCAAACTGACACCCTCGCTCAGAACTCGTTGAGAACGTCCCTCCAAACCGGAACCAACCCACCGGAGCTATTGCTGCCTAACTCCCCGCCTAAAAAGTTCCCTGCTCTTTGGTCCGCCTACAGTGTCCAAACCTACGGAGATAACAAGGGTTGTACAACGAAGATCAATTCCACGGGGGATGCCAGCTCAATACACTTCATTAATGCCGGATCGACGAAGAACATTGACCTACCAGACGGCAGGAACATCGTCATCACCTCCCCTTCCACAGGGGGTTGTAGAATGCTCGAGGGATCCGATTCTCTAGCCAAAAACGGGGGTGGTGTCAGCGAGAAGGTGTTCAGTATTTCGCCTGGATCAACCGTCTACAATTCCTCGCCGGAGTATAAGCAATCGACTTACGAGTATACTGTCAAAGGTCAAGGTGACCAGAATGGGTGCACGACGAAAATAACGTTCGCCAACCGTCCAGATGAGACCCACTATGTCCAAGCCGGTTCCTCCAAGACCATTTACCTTCCGAGTGGCAAAAATATCACCATCACCTCAGCATCCTCGGGGGGTTGTACTATTAATAAGGGGTCGTCGTCAAGCCAAGGACTCTCCAGTGACTCGGGAGTGAAGTGCCTTACTTGCCCTTAGTTTGCGGCATCAAACATGTTTGGGGGTGAAAAGAGCCTTCAATTTGtggctatgcaatttgagctacgtAGAAGCCCAGAAAATTGTATcctgttttttttcaatttgcgaaTCATTACGATTTAAAATACTGATGAAGAGCAAAAATCAAGCAAACATGCTCAATAGACAGCCGCCaagatttaattatttattaataaattatttatatccatttatttttcagtgcatctCATAATGAATAAATCATGGCAAAATTGttctaaaattaaaatagtaTTATGATTGATATGAATCAATAATTGTTTTACCCCCATAAGAAAATAGTACCACATTCTTTTCACTAAATCATTAAAACATTCATAAGATCTGGACGAATTACCGCAGGCTTTTTGACCAATGTGTGATAGAACTTTCTTGttgttcaagaaaaaaatcaacgtaATACAAATTCTTTGTGTACCTCTCTCTACGCTTCTTTTCCCCTCTTATTGCCGCATCTTTTTCTGAAGCTTATGTGCAcaccagaggggggggggggggtgtgagaATCCAGATTAAATTTTAGTATTAAGCAAACCGCCGGATGAACATTTAGACGTCGCTGAATTTCCCTCAATAGCAGGCTTAGTCTCGAGGACAATGCagatgtttttcctcaaaattttcagatacttcagtTAAAATTACCACTCGAGTAATTACCCCAAAAACTAACCcaaaaaatattcttacgtTTCTCTAAAAGTTCATGTCttatatcgagggaaattttacaacatttaaGAGCTTAAAAATATGGCAGTACATAAACCGCAGTGCTTAAATTAATCAAAGTTGCGTCAATCAagttttgttcgcgatttcacctgaagttcttgaaaatttcaagaaaaaatacatatatttgTAGGATTTTGAACAAGTAAACATTTTacgagggaaattttgcaactctcgaatgttcatacgatatTCCTCATTAGCAAGGCAGAGTAGCTTCGTCAACAAGCAGTGAATGAATCTCCATATTATTCACACGGATAACGTCGCacaaaaattggacgtatttctgtgaaacggaactaagcgccatatgggaagagggtagaggggggcttggattggcggcggaatcgggcgtcggaCTCGTTCCGTCCtacactcgcaatgcttttccatggcgcttagttccgtttgacaaaacgCGCTATCCgccattctaaattcctcaaaaggaactcagattggcgcttagttccgtttgacagaaatacgttcaattgtgCGACGATTTTTCATATCGCAATGTGAACAAATGTtacattcggtttttttttttcgtaaatgcATTAGTGAAGGGAAGAATTCTCTTCTGAGACATCACAAATTAAGGTAGGTGGCATCTTCAAAGTCTGTTACCCCTTGATTTAGCCGTTTAAGTACTGTCGACCCGTCTTGATGGCTGTGTTACTCTGATATGTGTGCTGTATACTAATTAAGACATGAGAAGGCCCAGAAGATTAACGTTGACGAATAAGCAGATTATGATTTCATCTGCATGGTGCACTCTCCGTAAAAACTGatgttcaattcatgaaacagaaaacataaaagtaccctgctaaaaatgttccatgtggattcacgtggaaatgacccgatttccatgtgatttcatggaaatcgtctgacttccatgtccttcgacatggaaatcataacgtttccatgaaactcacatggaaaccaagtcatttccatcaagccgtcatggaaatgaaaacatttccttgtgagctcgacatggaaatcataacgtttccatgcaactcacacggaaaccaagtcacttccatcaagtcttcatggaaatgaaaatatttccttgtgagctcgacatggaactcataacacttccatgcaactcacacggaaaccaagtcatttccatcaagccttcatggaattgaaaatccccttctcagttcggcatggaaataaaaattgcggatttaaacatgaatttcgcggctttaaaatctttcaatttttgggcaattctaaactggacatacgctccgacatgcgcaacatgcgaaaattacacatcggagcgtgagtgtcgcgtttgaagcataactacgatgttgaaggcgctccgcaaggtgcgcgccaaggaattatactcggtatacggttcaaaccagagatgcaagattttatatgtaacttcataaaatgaaatttcgtgaattccaatcatttttgaaaacttctgtgctatgggctcattatgacatgaaaaggaaaaatcttaagttttggaaggggggggggggaaatgaagggaaaaaggaaaaaaccgaaagaagagctataccatcattgttgcgggttgcattagcagtcaaattttttcttctcaggcgtatgtttagaaaggaggtgaagaagatccccatatcagggtgatcgaaaaaagtctcaattttggtcatcacttaagtactttttcatcagaaggtagtgtttagcatgttatgtttttatcttcagttattaaatcctctaaatttttttgtaaagaatttgaaaagaattgctggaaccaattttttttaatgatatgatttcgatctcagcccctgaaaatcaagtacctgaaattttatgaagctcaataattaaagaaatgtgccaaaatgtatgatggataaaagcttagtatgtacttacatctacactcaagtgaaagcaatgataagcacaataatcttaaaaagtacatggtgtactcaaagctccctgatgaaaattagggccaccctttcagacatactttgtgggcaggccatctatgacagccatgggaacttgtttgacgggtatatgtcagtatgtaattgatatcagcgcatagaccttcttggacttgtaggattttctatatcatagcagcgtagcttttcaaagttcgcatgttagcagttccaaacccacatgtatcttccactaggcatgtgtaaagagaatctttcagctaaatatgcatcatgcaaagtaataatggatgacatctgtcatgcagacatactcaataaaatagaaaatgaacaaacaacactcaccaactcgctcaaatctgtaatccactgggtcagaaaaatccacttgaagacaataaatccaaatttccgattagaactggtgcaggtacgaaggaacttttgaaaacacgatgagtgcattgtaaaaatatctaaagcactctttaacgtaagagaaaaattagcaccatgatttactagctgatcaatacagaacaccactctcagaaaagcactgacacaacacgatttttcagtttagttttagaggagaaagcatttttcaaaagatgcgacatcatagatccacagcttaaataatttcacgatttactacgatcattgatgatattaaggtagccatcgattctctacccgacgttccttccacacatgacaggaaacatctacaggcatagagcaaatggcactgagcagcaatgtacatctgataaggcaagctcctggaagtgtcgatctgcaaaaatacaaagcgggagacagatcatcaaattgatctacctatggttaatggccgtccttggagacagacaataaactacgtaacaatatatcaaccaccttttgataacagaacgaatttaaaatgagagcaagacccttccttatggagggagggccaagaaacatttaaaaacggaacattttactaccgacaggtctgagccactgaataaaatacattccaccagtcaataaaattttaaattttgaatgttgatggataacttgattgccagtatacattgagttgaaacatctgatacgtagagcggttcattcttatagaagcttccgaagtagttccagataggtactttaaaattagacaccggtcaaatgtagtacaagagaggaaatgggtgcaacaaaactttaattgtccttgattcttttgtgaaaggtgtgaaagtgaaaaattattcattaaattacttacttgaggTGATGTGGTGATGTGAGAGATAAatataacctaacttttgtgaagatgttcctagttcctggaataatcgttccttgccgatacttccagggttgtatttattgtctaaataattatcaggcaaatgttttcaaaaggattaaaatacaaaaactggctttctataatcattatagcggctgattttcactcattttcatacgcaacctcgataaaaaggcaaaaggcgGAACCGCGGAATGGTCCCTCGTCCAACTGTTCCTCGATGTCCAACTCGCACTCGGAACTCCGGACCATTGTTCAATTCAATCCACTCAGCCAGCAGCCAGCCAAGCCATGCCATGCcgtgaatttcaaaatgaaaacttaatttgatctacttttcatgattcttaacgaagaatcgattgtattatcggcgtctacttgactatactcagtttcatcgaacacaggtaaattatctctcacttcttgacgacggacacacctaagtatgagcctgtcaccttgtacttacattacacatttgtcatgtcaagctatactgatcaagtaactcgagtttaattttctttgccgatttacgattcagtcgatatgttctaacgagcgaggtaattgtgaattctattctcttggtttgcgaatgcatttactaccatgtgctattcctaaccgtggttacgaagttgatcgaagagtctacgtctaataaatctatccactccttccgtgggaagggagataatctttcatctatttagcattgaagggaaagaccagaatcaagatggtggatcttctgttgcactctctaagtgcaaatcttattatccgcggacttcatcacaagtagaaacttcccaactcttgCAGGCGAGTGCTATAGGTAGTCTGTTGGAACATCCTCATactgcctgcattttccttgtgtcttcgaaagaatcaaggacaattaaagttttgttgcacccatttcccctcttgtactacatttgaccggtgtctaattttaaagtacctatctggaactacttacgaaagcttctatgagaatgaaccgctctacgtatcagatgtttcaactcaatgtatactggcaatcaagttatccatcaacattcaaaatttaaaattttattgactggtggaatgtattttattcagtggctcagacctgtcggtagtaaaatgttccgtttttaaatgtttcttggccctccctccataaggaagggtcttgctctcattttaaattcgttctgttatcaaaaggtggttgatatattgttacgtagtttattgtctgtctccaaggacggccattaaccataggtagatcaatttgatgatctgtctcccgctttgtatttttgcagatcgacacttccaggagcttgccttatcagatgtacattgctgctcagtgccatttgctctatgcctgtagatgtttcctgtcatgtgtggaaggaacgtcgggtagagaatcgatggctaccttaatatcgtcaatgatcgtagtaaatcgt contains:
- the LOC109031336 gene encoding uncharacterized protein, producing the protein MSIRSFVSLLLAVICTSMMSDAQPSGSRSSAEYCINSYGDYKGCEVKLTSPGSPDSTYYVTAGSSKTITLPDGKSMTISSPSSGSCNIDKGSETLTRAGTFGDSLKTVSPTSSVSNYASVGQLQTITPTSSVSSYAPVGQLRSGISYTVHSSGDSRGCTTEINSTDSTNSILYTSAGSSKTINLPDGRTMVVTSPSSGGCSINKGSETLSKASQTDTLAQNSLRTSLQTGTNPPELLLPNSPPKKFPALWSAYSVQTYGDNKGCTTKINSTGDASSIHFINAGSTKNIDLPDGRNIVITSPSTGGCRMLEGSDSLAKNGGGVSEKVFSISPGSTVYNSSPEYKQSTYEYTVKGQGDQNGCTTKITFANRPDETHYVQAGSSKTIYLPSGKNITITSASSGGCTINKGSSSSQGLSSDSGVKCLTCP